A segment of the Cohnella algarum genome:
GGCGTGATGTGGCACAGTTTGAGCGATAACTGCAGTTGAAGCCGGTCCTCCGGATCGTCCAACGAAATGCCGAGAATGTTCTGAATTTTCTCGAGCCGGTAGACGACCGTGTTGTAGTGCGCGTACAACTTCTCCGACGTCAGCTTAATGTTGCCGTTGCAGCGGAAAAACATCTCCAGCGTTTCCACGAGCCGTCCCCCGCCGCGCTTGTCGGCATGCTGAAGCGGAATCGAAAAGCGCTGCAAAAATTGATCCCGTTCCTCGCTCGAAGGAATCAAATAAAGCAGGGAATAGACGCCAAGCCGGTCGTAAGTCACGATATTCCCGTCCAGTCCGCAAACGTCCGCCGCCTGCCTCGCCCTCCTGGCCTGGGACAAGCTTGCCGACAGCTGTTCCGGACGTTCCGCCGGGCGGCCCGCGAACAATCGAAGGCTTTCTTCCCCGAGAAGCTGCCGCAATTCGTCATGCAGCCGCTGCATCACGCCCGATTCCGTTATATCGGCTCGCGCTTCGAGCCGGCCCGTATCGGGCACCGGCACGATCAGCACCAGGTCGGCGCCGACCGGCGCCGACAAGACGGAATCCGCCGCCTGCAGGCGTTCCGAGCGAATTTTCCGCGCCATTTCCCTAAGCTTCTCCTGGGACTGCTCCCCTTCGCCGAATCCCGCGAGCACGGCGCACAACGGCGTCTCCTCCGGCAGCGAGCAGCCGCACACCTCCGCCCGAAGCTTCCAGTCTTGCTCGGAAACGAGCTTGCCCGACAGCCAATCCTGGAGAAACTGGTCGACGTACTTCCCCTCCACCTCGCGAACCGCCTCCACGTTCGCCAGTTCGAGACCCGTCAGCGACGCGAGCCGGTCGACCGTCACGACGTCAAGCGGCTGAATTTCCCGGTTGCGTTCCAAAAGCACGAGGCATGCCGGCTTGAAGCGGCTGGCCGGCACCGGACTCGCGTATACCCGGCAGACATTCTGCATCAGCGTAAAGCCGCCGCTTGACAGCTTCCCGGCATGACGGCCCGCCAGCATTTGCACGAAGGGCCATACTTCGACCGCATCGGCGCTTCGCAAGCTTTCGGAAAGCCATGGCTTATCCTGATCCCTGACGATTGCAACGGGATTGCCGAGCATATTTTCCATCGCGTCCAAAAAGGCATACAGCCCGTTTCCGTCCAGAAGCAGGCGTGTCATATGGTGAATTCGGCCCTGCAATTCGGTCAACTGAACCGATTCCTGCGCGAGCAGCCGTTCCATGACCGATCGAACCAAATCCGAAAAGGACAAGGCGTACGGCAATTCGACGATCGGCAATCCATGTATGGCCGCTTCCTCGGCGACTTCCTTCGGCAGCTCGCCGGAAGGGCGATCCGGTTTGAACCCGATGGCGGCGCAACCGCGTTGAACGAGGTCCGGGATCATCTGCCGGAAACGGTCCGACTGTTCGCGCAGCATCGCTCCGCCGGCAAGAAGCAGCTCGCCCATGCGAACCCGAGGCGAGACGTCCGCCGTTTCCAGCAAGCTGATCCGGGTAATCGCGGCGGATACGCCCCTTTCCCCGGCGATTAGCTTCGCCTGCTTAAGCAGCGGCAGCATGAGCAATTCTTTGACGGTCAACGAGGCATGTTCCGGTTTGCTGCCGGATGCGGTTTCCTTTCGAGGCATTGCGGCCATCCCTGTCCCTCCTGTGCGTGCATAGACCCAGTTTTAAATAAACCGACACACTAGCTCCCCCCAGCGCTTCGATTTCTCTGTGTCATTAATCGTAACACAAAACGGGATATTCTTTTTTTCTCTATCTTAATGTAATATTTTATAACATATTTGTTGAAATGTCTTCAAAATATTGCGCATAAGCCGGTATAAATTTCGGAATCGCAACAAAAAAAACCGGCCACCCCAAAGGGTGACCGGAAATGACGTTACGATATCTATCGTTTACGCCGGCTCTGCGGCGTTTCCGCAGCTCGGACAGAACCTGGCCTCCGCCGCCAACGGTTCGCCGCACCGGGCGCAACGTTTCTCCGTCTCGACGGAAAGGACTTCCTGCGCCGGCCCGGCATCGGCCGGCTCGATCTCGTCTTCGCGCGCTTCTTCCAAGGGGAGCGCGGCCTGCTCCCGCTCCGGCGACGCGTCGACCACTTCGGCGGCCGCATGAACCGGCTCTTCGAATTTCCGCCCGCACGCCGGGCAAAACTTCGTGTCGAACTCGACTTTCTGTCCGCATTCGCACTCCTTTTCGTTGCGGAGCTCGCGAATGCGGTCTTCGAGCGCGCTTATTTCCCTGCGGATGCCTACGATCGCCTCGCAGATCGGGATGATCGACTGCTCCGCCTTGGACAGATCCTTCTCGAGGTAGGCGCCGAACACCGCCTCGCCGATCGCGGCCTGTTTCTTGTCGATTTCTTTTCGTTTGTTGGCGATTTGCGTATGCAGCTTTGTAATTTCAACCGTTTGCTGAGCCTTTTCCGTCGCGGTGGATACCCCTTTGCTCACGGTTTCGGTAATTTTTTTGAATATGCTCATCGTGAACGCCTCCTAGCTTTTTCTTATTATCTCATACGAAAGCCCGCTCGTCATGGTTCCGCAAGCCGGATTTTCAAGCCTTTCCCTTCCGGTAGTCGGTAGGCGTGACGCCGTACTGCCGCTTGAACGATTTGGAAAAATAAAGCGGATCCGCATAGCCGACGGCGGCCGCGACTTCCTCGACCGTGAGCGGCTCGCGCAGCAGCGCCCGCGAGCGCTCCAGTCGCAGTTTCTGCAAATAGCGGACGGGCGGCATCCCGAACTGTTGGCGGAACAGCTTGGACAAATGGGTCCGGTGGTAGCCCAATTCCTTCGCCATCCGTTCGATCGTGATGGGCTGCCCCAACTGCGCCTGAAGCCAGAGAGCCGCCCGCTCGGCCTCCCGCGCCTGGACGCCCGATTTCCCGACTCCATCGGCAGACGGCCGATTCTCCCCGTTCGCTTCCGCCCACGAGGCAAAGGCCAGCCGCAGCCAGCCTTCCGCCTCGAGATCGGCGGCGGCCCCGCCCCGCCGGAAGGCGCTCTCGGCCGAGGCCAGCGGCGCCAGCGGCGCCTCGTCCTTCTGCCGAATGACCGGGCGGGCCGGGGAGATGCCGGCGCGCCGCAGCCAGCCGGGAAGCGCGGGTCCCCGGAAGGCGATCCAGCGGTACTTCCATGGGGTTTCCGAATCGGAACGGTACGAGTGAATAACGCCGGGAAGGATGAAAAAAGAATCGCCGGGCCCCAGCTCGTATTCGGTCTCTCCGCAACGGAAATAGCCCTTGCCTTCCTCGACGACATGCACAAGCGCATAATCCAGCACCTGGGGACCCAGGCGGTGATCCGGTTTCGTTTGCGACACGCCGGAAAACAGGACGGTCATCTCCCCGTTTTCGCCCGGATTAGGATTGACGGCTATTCGCTCCGAAAAGGGTTTCATCAGCCCATCGCCTCCGCTCACCTGACTACAAAATTCCATATAGACATCGCTTCCATCCATATCCGAAACGAGGCTTATTCCTCTATTCTAGAACGCAGAAGGCCTTCTCACAAGCGAAAAATCCGAAAGGGTGTCGATCATGTCCAAAATCGCTTTTCTCGGTGCGGGGAGCACCGTTTTCGCCAAAAATGTACTGGGAGACTGTTTGCAGACTCCGTCGCTTCAAGGCTTTGAAATCGCGCTATTCGACATCGACGCCGAGCGGCTGTCCGACTCGGAGCAAATGTTGAACAACCTGAAAGCTTCCGTCGGCAGCACCTGCGTCATCAAGGCGTACGGCGACCGGCGCGAGGCGCTGCGCGGAGCCAAATACGTCGTCAACGCGATTCAGGTCGGCGGATACGACCCGTGCACGATTACCGACTTCGAAGTTCCGAAGAAATACGGCCTGCGTCAAACGATCGCCGATACGGTCGGCATCGGCGGCATTTTCCGCAACCTTCGCACGATCCCGGTCATGCTCGATTTCGCGCGGGATATTCAGGACGTCTGCCCGGACGCGTTGTTTTTGAACTATACGAATCCGATGGCCGTGCTGACGAACGCGATGATTACCCTCGGCGGCGTCCGAACGGTCGGCCTGTGCCACAGCGTGCAGGTGTGCGTCCCGCATCTGTTCGAGGCGCTCGGACTTTCGACGGAAGGCGTCAAAACGAAGATCGCCGGCATCAACCATATGGCGTGGCTGCTCGAAGCGACCAAGGACGGCGTAGACTTATATCCGGAGATCAAGCGCAGGGCGGCCGAAAAGCAAAAGGAAAAGCATCACGATATGGTCCGTTTCGAACTGATGCTGCGTTTCGGCTACTACGTCACGGAATCGTCGGAGCACAACGCCGAGTACCATCCTTATTTTATTAAGCGCAATTACCCCGAATTGATCGAACGCTTCAACATTCCGCTTGACGAATATCCGCGCCGCTGCGTCGAGCAGATCGCCAAATGGAAGGACATGCGCGAATCGCTCGTCAACGACCGCAATCTGACGCATGAAAGGTCGCACGAATACGCTTCCTATATTTTCGAAGCGATGGAAACGAACGTCCCGTTCAAAATCGGCGGCAACGTCATGAACACGGGGCTCATTACAAACCTGCCGAAGGAAGCTTGCGTCGAAGTGCCGTGCCTGGTCGACACGAGCGGAATCAACCCGACCTATATCGGCGATCTTCCGCCGCAATTGGCCGCCCTTAACCGGACGAACATCAACACGCAGCTGTTGACGCTGGAAGCCGCCCGTACCGGCAAGAAGGAGCATATTTACCACGCGGCCATGCTGGATCCGCATACGTCGGCCGAGCTGTCGATCGACGATATCTTTTCGCTTTGCGACGATTTGATCGAAGCGCACGGCAACTGGCTTCCCGCCTTCCGTTGAGCCCGCCCGAAAAAAGCGCCGCCCCGTTGCCTCTCGGGCATCGCGGACGGCGCTTCTCTTTTATGGCTTAAGACGACGCTTCGATTCTCGAAACGCGGCTTACGGTTCGTTCCCGCCGGCCGGCTCCGGATCGGGCCTCGCGCTTTTGGGCGTTTGCATCGTCAACGAGCCTAGACCGTACAGCGACAAGTAAACGATCAGAATGAGCATGCCGAACAAGAGGGTGAAAATCGCTCCGCGATGATCGAGGCCTCCCAGCACGCCTTCGATCAGGCGAAACGGGCTAAAAAGAACGTCCCAGCTGTTCAGGCGGACGACCCTGCCGAGATAAACCCCGAATCCGCCCAGAAACGACGTCGCGAATATAAACGCCCAGCCCGCGACGGGACCGCCGTAATGGCGAATGATGTGGTGAAACTGACGCATGGACAAATAACCGAGCAGCAACCCAGCCCAGGAAAATATAAAAAAGATGACGAGATCGTACCAGACGAGCAGCGACTCGTTGATTTTCGACCAAATGTAATTCGGGTCGGCGATCAGATGGATAAGATCTGTCGTCAAATAGGGCGCATTCGGATAAAACAGCAGCCAGACGATCGCCAACAGGAAAAACGCGAAGCCGGGCTTGCCGCTTCTCCTCCGTCTTTCCAGGCTCATGGTCGCCATCGAAACGAACAGCGGAATCCACGCCAAAAACAAGTTCCACAGCAGAAAACGATGTTTGATGAAATCCAGTTCCAATTGATTGGCCCGTACGATCAGCAGCAGCAGGCAAAGAAACGAAGTGCCCGTCAACACGAGCAAAATGGGGGTGCCCAATGCCCCTCCGATCGACGCATGGCGCGTTTGGCGGCTCATCGGCGCGCACCTCCTTTTTCAGCTTCATCCCGGTATCATATCATACTTGATATCCTGGAAAAAAGTTGCGG
Coding sequences within it:
- a CDS encoding AraC family transcriptional regulator, which produces MKPFSERIAVNPNPGENGEMTVLFSGVSQTKPDHRLGPQVLDYALVHVVEEGKGYFRCGETEYELGPGDSFFILPGVIHSYRSDSETPWKYRWIAFRGPALPGWLRRAGISPARPVIRQKDEAPLAPLASAESAFRRGGAAADLEAEGWLRLAFASWAEANGENRPSADGVGKSGVQAREAERAALWLQAQLGQPITIERMAKELGYHRTHLSKLFRQQFGMPPVRYLQKLRLERSRALLREPLTVEEVAAAVGYADPLYFSKSFKRQYGVTPTDYRKGKA
- a CDS encoding PucR family transcriptional regulator; this translates as MAAMPRKETASGSKPEHASLTVKELLMLPLLKQAKLIAGERGVSAAITRISLLETADVSPRVRMGELLLAGGAMLREQSDRFRQMIPDLVQRGCAAIGFKPDRPSGELPKEVAEEAAIHGLPIVELPYALSFSDLVRSVMERLLAQESVQLTELQGRIHHMTRLLLDGNGLYAFLDAMENMLGNPVAIVRDQDKPWLSESLRSADAVEVWPFVQMLAGRHAGKLSSGGFTLMQNVCRVYASPVPASRFKPACLVLLERNREIQPLDVVTVDRLASLTGLELANVEAVREVEGKYVDQFLQDWLSGKLVSEQDWKLRAEVCGCSLPEETPLCAVLAGFGEGEQSQEKLREMARKIRSERLQAADSVLSAPVGADLVLIVPVPDTGRLEARADITESGVMQRLHDELRQLLGEESLRLFAGRPAERPEQLSASLSQARRARQAADVCGLDGNIVTYDRLGVYSLLYLIPSSEERDQFLQRFSIPLQHADKRGGGRLVETLEMFFRCNGNIKLTSEKLYAHYNTVVYRLEKIQNILGISLDDPEDRLQLQLSLKLCHITPGGAGTG
- a CDS encoding alpha-glucosidase/alpha-galactosidase produces the protein MSKIAFLGAGSTVFAKNVLGDCLQTPSLQGFEIALFDIDAERLSDSEQMLNNLKASVGSTCVIKAYGDRREALRGAKYVVNAIQVGGYDPCTITDFEVPKKYGLRQTIADTVGIGGIFRNLRTIPVMLDFARDIQDVCPDALFLNYTNPMAVLTNAMITLGGVRTVGLCHSVQVCVPHLFEALGLSTEGVKTKIAGINHMAWLLEATKDGVDLYPEIKRRAAEKQKEKHHDMVRFELMLRFGYYVTESSEHNAEYHPYFIKRNYPELIERFNIPLDEYPRRCVEQIAKWKDMRESLVNDRNLTHERSHEYASYIFEAMETNVPFKIGGNVMNTGLITNLPKEACVEVPCLVDTSGINPTYIGDLPPQLAALNRTNINTQLLTLEAARTGKKEHIYHAAMLDPHTSAELSIDDIFSLCDDLIEAHGNWLPAFR
- a CDS encoding zinc ribbon domain-containing protein, encoding MSIFKKITETVSKGVSTATEKAQQTVEITKLHTQIANKRKEIDKKQAAIGEAVFGAYLEKDLSKAEQSIIPICEAIVGIRREISALEDRIRELRNEKECECGQKVEFDTKFCPACGRKFEEPVHAAAEVVDASPEREQAALPLEEAREDEIEPADAGPAQEVLSVETEKRCARCGEPLAAEARFCPSCGNAAEPA
- a CDS encoding DUF1361 domain-containing protein — protein: MSRQTRHASIGGALGTPILLVLTGTSFLCLLLLIVRANQLELDFIKHRFLLWNLFLAWIPLFVSMATMSLERRRRSGKPGFAFFLLAIVWLLFYPNAPYLTTDLIHLIADPNYIWSKINESLLVWYDLVIFFIFSWAGLLLGYLSMRQFHHIIRHYGGPVAGWAFIFATSFLGGFGVYLGRVVRLNSWDVLFSPFRLIEGVLGGLDHRGAIFTLLFGMLILIVYLSLYGLGSLTMQTPKSARPDPEPAGGNEP